The nucleotide window CGGCCCGAGGTGTCCGCTCTTTTCTCAACTTTTACAAATAAATCTCAAAACAGAACACATGCTTTTCACTATCAACAAGACAATCGAAACTATATCCATAGCGCTCAAGCAGCAACTGCACGATATATAATCCAAGTCCGTGTCCGTCAGCCATTTCACCGGCTTCACTGACAAACGGCTTAAAGATAGTATTGACATCAATTACCGCATCATCGGGAATAATATTGCAAACTGAAATCTTGTTGTCAGTCACAGTAATCGTCACCGGAGTTGTCGGCTTGCGATAATAAACTGCGTTGCTCAGCAGATTAGAAATAATCTTGCTGAAACTGTCGGCTGGCATCGTCAGCCGCAGCTCTTTGCTGCTTTCATTGACAATGTTAATAATTGCCTGCTCATCAACTTCACGATAAAGCTGCTGTGCCTCCTCAATAATCGGCATCACGACAATATCTTCATTGTAGTGCAAGTGCTCAGTTTTAGAAACTGATAAAATCTCATCAACCAACTTCTGGATTTTTTGCAGATTATCGTAGCATTTTCGCAAATAAACCTCATGATTCTGATAATCACCAACATGATTGAGCATTCCCTCAATCATTGAGTTCATCGCCATAATCGGCGTCTTTAATTCATGAGTTGCCCCGCGCATAAATAATTGCTTATCCTCTTCAAGCTTTTTAGTATAAATGACTTCATCATCCAAATCACGGATTGACTGGCGCAATTTTCCATACATCCGGTAAATATCATTTTCCAATTGTACCAATTCATCACCTTGTTTATAATTAGTTCTTTCTGGTTCTTGCATAGTTTCCATATTGCTAACAAATTTATTTATCTTTTTAACTTTCCTTGAAATTAATAAAGAAATTATCAACGATAATAGACTTGAAAGAATCAAAGAAATAATAATAAAATAGAAAAGATTTTCTAAAAAATAACTTTGAATATTTTGAATATATGACAGCGGACTGTATGACTTAACATTAGCTACTTTAATACCATAAGAATCACCATCAACACTAAAGCCTCGTTGTAGTACAGTATAATCGTCCATTCCATCTTTCATCGGAATTGGACTGTTTTCTGTTTTGCCTAGAAAATTGTAGTAATCAATATCCAAAATCGAATACTCATAATAGCGAATCGGTGTTGCATATGTAACCTCATGCCCATTTTCACTAGTATTGTATATATAGTACAATTCTTTTTGAACGACTCCCTCAGTCCAATAAACAACTTCGCTGTTTAATTTTACTTCAATAATATATCCATTATCAGAATATTGTTTAAGGTGCTCTTTATTAACACCATTCTTTTTAACATCTGTTTCTATTTCATTAATAACTTTTTCAGTATCATTATTCACTTGTATCTGGTTTATCATTGGTATTCCAAGCGTAACTAACATATTTGATGCTGAAATAATTACAAACGATAACATCGTGATAATAACCCATATCTTCCAAAACAATGGAATTCTTCTCATAGTACTTCCTCCACTCTATAGCCAACACCTTTGACCGTTTGGATAAAGGTGTTGCCAAGTTTTTTTCGAATATTGCGGACATGCACATCAATAACCCGTTCATCAACATAATCATTATAGCCCCAAATCAGGGTTATCAATTGCTCGCGTGAATAAACCATTTTTGGATTGGCCATCAGCACTGCCAGAATCTCAATTTCCCGAGCTGTCATTTCAATTTGCTGACCAGCTTGAGTGACACTGTTTTTAGTAACATCCAATGTGACTTGATTCACTCGCAGCAACTGACTTGTTTCACCATATACCCGCCGCATCAACGCGCCAACTTTAAACAGTAAAACCTTCAACGAGAATGGTTTTACCACGTAATCATCAGCCAAAGCAAACACCGCTTCCTGGGTTTGCTCATCATTTAAAGCACTGATGGCAATCACCGGTACCGAGCTCAGTTTACGAATTTCTTTCAGAATTGTTTGTCCATCAAGAGTTGGCAACATCAAGTCTAAGATCAGCATGTCCACCTTGTGGCTATAAAATTTTTCTAAGCCGATAGCGCCATCGACACTGCTTATAACCAAATAACCATCTGCCCGCAAAAATGAACAAATTGCCTCATTGATATCCGTGTCATCCTCAATCACTAAAATACATCGCTTCTCTTGCATCTGCGCACCTACTCTCACTTTTTTGAATCATGATTTATAATTATTATATATGCGTCATGTTAAGTCAATATGAAGAAAAGAAAAAAAACCGGTGATGGCCGAGCCATCACCGGTTTCAACTTTATTCAAAAATAACTGCCTGTGTAATATCTATATGCTGCGAACTCACTTCACTGCAAGTAAATGCATGCTCGAGTTGGCGGCGAATACGATCCTGCATATATAAATTATTCTGCAGCACACTGCCCCAGAACGCATAGCACTGCGGCTGAATCCCAAACTCCTGCAACGCAACAATAACCTGATCAGCAAAGGCATCAGCGCTATCGCTCAGTATTGTCTGTGCCACCACATCTCCCTGCTCGGCAAGCTCGGCGACAATCTTTGCTAACGCCGCTGTCTCCGCTTTGTTCTGCTTATAAAGCTTCGGCACCGCTGCCCGAATCGTCTCGGTGCCGAGCGCTTCCAGCAACGCGCTGCTTAACACATCGTTCTGCCCGCGGTCAGCTTGATGCATCGCGTGCATCAAGCCACGCTTAGCGATGTCGTAGCCACTGGATTCATCACCAAACAAATGCCCGTAACCACCAATAATCCGGTACTCACTTGCTGCCCGCACCACCGCAATTGAACCGGTGCCAGCGGAAAGCAATAATCCTGGCTGATTTTGGAAAATCGCCTTATGTGCGAAAACAACATCATTATAAACCGCTACCTTCGTCCGGTAAGCTGCTTCCATAGTTTCAATCAATGACGGCAGCAATGGATGATTAAGCACCCCAGCCATGCCGATAACAATCTTAGCAACTTCAATCTCACCAAGTGCTGACAATGCGCTCCCGGTCGCCTCATACACAATTTGAATTGCGACTTCTTTATCATTGGCAAGATTGGTTCCTAGCCCGACAAAATCATGCAACTTATTACCTTGTTCATCATAAATACCGACATGGGTTTTAGTCCCGCCAACATCAATTCCAACCGCTACTCGCATCAAGCGTCACTTCCTTTAAAACAAGCATAAAAGACTTGGTAAAATAAATCAATCAAAAACCAATATTCTGGCAGTTTTTTTCATAAAAAGCGAAAAAAGCAGGCTTCCCCCGAAGCAGGCAGCCTGCTTTTCAAAATTCTCCCAACAATTAAATCCAGAATGACATAGTTAAAAGACTGAAGATTAAAAGCGATAGTTCCATGTGAGAATTAACAAATTAAAAAACTGTCAGCCAGAGAGCCGACAGTTTTAAAACTTCCTAATAGAGCAACAAACAGCGAATTTCGGGGGACTGTTTATTGCTCTATCGCGAAGGAGGAGCGGTGCTCCTCACTTCCTATTTATTACTCTTTTTGCGGCGATAAAATAAGTATCCGCTTATCAATACAATCAATGATCCAACACCAATTAATTCTAATTGATTTTGTCCGGTTACCGGAAGCGCTGGCGCCTCGGTTGTATCGGTAACTGTCATGGTAATATCAGTTGCTAATTCACTAGTACTGTTCAATGCGAATGTAGACATTGTTGTTGCTTCTTGATGCTTGATTGTCAGCATGAAGTCACCAACTGCCGGATTTAAATGTACCGTACTAATATTAGAAACTTTTAACGGAGTTAATACTTCCGCCGTCTCATCGTTCCATGCTTTCGCATTTGAACGAGCAAGAATTTCATCTTCCAATGTGCCATTAGCAATAAACGCTTCTAACTCATCAAAAGTAATTTCAAAGTTAGTTGCTTCAAGTTGCCAAGTGCCATCAGCAATCAAATCTTGCCAGTCGGCGATTAAGGTTAATCCGCCTGCCGGCATTGTGATTGTGCCGCTGTAACTTGTGTCAGCCGCGTCTTTCCAACCTAAGAACTTGTGTCCAAACCATGTTGGTGCAGTGACCGCACTTAGGTCAACTGTGCTGTCAGTTACTTGAATGATATCTGCCGGTTGGGTAGCTATGTTACCACCATTCACATCGAAGGTGATGGTTTGGTCTAACGCTGTCCAGTGTGCTTCTAAGACAAGCCCGCCTGCTGGTACAGTAACTACACCAGTATATTGTGTACTACCTACATACCAACCATCAAATTGGTAACCAGGACGTGTTGTACTTACAGTATCAAGGTCAACGGTTGTATCAGTTTTTGCGGTGATTGAGGCAACGCCACTTCCACCTTTGGTGTTAAAACTGATTACTTGGTCATTGGCAGTCCATTTTGCTTTGAGTGCGAGTCCACCAACCGGCATTGTGAATGTTCCGCTGTGTTGTACATCGCTTGCATCGAACCAGCCGACAAAGCTATATCCGGCTCTTGTTGGGTTGGCTAATGCATCAAGATTCACTGATGAATCTGTTGGTTGCGTCAATGTTGCTGGTGCTCCGGTTCCGCCATTAGCATCAAAAGTAATGTTTTGATCATCAGCAGTAAACTGTGCGTATAATGTTTTGTTTGACGCTGGCATCTTGTTAGTTGCGAAGTTCCACTTCGTTCCGCCAGTTGCGGCATCAAACCAGCCACTGAATGTATAACCAGATTTAGTTGGTACTGTTGCCGGTTCTACTACTAAGGCATCAAAGGCAACGGTTTGCGTACTTGTTGTCCCCTGATCGTTAAATGTCAGTGTGTAATTGTTTCTTGTGTATTGAGCATACAAGGTTTTGTTTGATGCTGGCATTTTGTTGGTCGTGAAGTTCCACTTCGTACCACCAGTTTGGGCATCAAACCAACCCGCAAAGGTA belongs to Culicoidibacter larvae and includes:
- a CDS encoding response regulator transcription factor, whose protein sequence is MQEKRCILVIEDDTDINEAICSFLRADGYLVISSVDGAIGLEKFYSHKVDMLILDLMLPTLDGQTILKEIRKLSSVPVIAISALNDEQTQEAVFALADDYVVKPFSLKVLLFKVGALMRRVYGETSQLLRVNQVTLDVTKNSVTQAGQQIEMTAREIEILAVLMANPKMVYSREQLITLIWGYNDYVDERVIDVHVRNIRKKLGNTFIQTVKGVGYRVEEVL
- a CDS encoding N-acetylglucosamine kinase, coding for MRVAVGIDVGGTKTHVGIYDEQGNKLHDFVGLGTNLANDKEVAIQIVYEATGSALSALGEIEVAKIVIGMAGVLNHPLLPSLIETMEAAYRTKVAVYNDVVFAHKAIFQNQPGLLLSAGTGSIAVVRAASEYRIIGGYGHLFGDESSGYDIAKRGLMHAMHQADRGQNDVLSSALLEALGTETIRAAVPKLYKQNKAETAALAKIVAELAEQGDVVAQTILSDSADAFADQVIVALQEFGIQPQCYAFWGSVLQNNLYMQDRIRRQLEHAFTCSEVSSQHIDITQAVIFE
- a CDS encoding sensor histidine kinase codes for the protein MRRIPLFWKIWVIITMLSFVIISASNMLVTLGIPMINQIQVNNDTEKVINEIETDVKKNGVNKEHLKQYSDNGYIIEVKLNSEVVYWTEGVVQKELYYIYNTSENGHEVTYATPIRYYEYSILDIDYYNFLGKTENSPIPMKDGMDDYTVLQRGFSVDGDSYGIKVANVKSYSPLSYIQNIQSYFLENLFYFIIISLILSSLLSLIISLLISRKVKKINKFVSNMETMQEPERTNYKQGDELVQLENDIYRMYGKLRQSIRDLDDEVIYTKKLEEDKQLFMRGATHELKTPIMAMNSMIEGMLNHVGDYQNHEVYLRKCYDNLQKIQKLVDEILSVSKTEHLHYNEDIVVMPIIEEAQQLYREVDEQAIINIVNESSKELRLTMPADSFSKIISNLLSNAVYYRKPTTPVTITVTDNKISVCNIIPDDAVIDVNTIFKPFVSEAGEMADGHGLGLYIVQLLLERYGYSFDCLVDSEKHVFCFEIYL